The Pseudomonas sp. KU26590 genomic sequence CGTGCCGTTTTTCAACAAGCTGCTGGCCGGCGGCGCGGCTGAATTGCCGATCACCGATCCGCGCATGACGCGGTTCTGGATCACCCTCGACCATGGCGTGGATTTCGTCATGCAGAGCTTCGAGCGCATGCACGGCGGCGAAGTGTTCGTGCCGAAGATTCCGTCGGTGCGCATCGTCGATCTGGCCCAGGCCATGGCCCCCGACCTGCCGCACAAGATCGTCGGCATTCGTCCCGGCGAGAAACTGCACGAGCTGATGGTCCCTCAGGACGACGCGCGCATGACCCTGGAATTCGACGACCACTACACCATCGTGCCGTCGATCCGCTTCAACAACGTTGACACCGACTTTGCCGTTGACGCAACGGGCGCGCAGGGCAAAGCGGTTCACGACGAGTTCGAATACCGCTCCGACACCAACCCGGATTTCCTGTCGATCCGCCAGATCGGCGAGCTCCACGCTGACGTCCGGCCATGATTCCTTACGGCAGGCAGAGCGTTGATCAGGCCGATATCGACGCCGTCGTCGAGGTGCTCAAGTCCGACTGGCTGACCCAGGGCCCGACCCTGGAGCGCTTCGAAGCTGCCCTGGCCGAGCGCTGCGAAGCGAGTTTCGCTGTGGCGGTGTGCAACGCCACGGCGGCGCTGCATATTGCCTGTCTGGCGGCCGGACTGGGGCAGGGCGACTGGCTGTGGACCAGCCCGAATACGTTTCTGGCCTCCGCCAACTGCGGGCGCTATTGCGGCGCCGATGTGGATTTTGTCGACATCGATCCGCTGACCTGGAACCTCGACACCAACGCCCTGGCGCGAAAACTTGAAGCGGCCGAATCGACCGGTAGGCTGCCCAAGGTGCTGGTCGCGGTAGCGTTTTCCGGCCAGAGCTGCGACATGCGCGCCATCGGCGAGCTGGCCCGGCGATACGGTTTTGTGGTCATCGAAGATGCCTCCCACGCGGTCGGTGCGCATTACGCCGGACGCCCGGTGGGGTGTGGCGAATTCGCCGACATGACGGTGTTCAGCTTTCATCCGGTAAAGATCGTGACCACCGGCGAGGGCGGCATGGTGCTGACCCATCGGCCTGAACTGGCTGAGCACTTGCGCCGTTTACGCAGCCACGGCATGACCCGTGATCCGGCGCAGATGGACGAGCCGAGCCAAGGCCCCTGGTATTACCAGCAAGTCGAACTGGGCTTCAATTACCGCATGACCGACATGCAGGCGGCGCTGGGGCTTTCGCAACTGGGCAAGCTGGACGGTTTTCTTGAACGGCGGCGCGAGCTGGTGGCGCGCTATCACACGCTGCTGGCCGACCTGCCGTTGACCTTGCCGACAACCCAGGCCGAAGCCGAGTCGGCGTGGCACTTGTATGTCGTCCGCGTGCAGACCGACCTGCTTGCGGTGAGCCATCTCCAGGTGTTTGAAGGGTTGCGTGCAGCAGGCATTGGCGTGAACGTGCATTACATCCCGGTGCATCTGCAGCCCTATTACCGCGACCTGGGCTTCAAGCCAGGTGATTTCCCCGAGGCCGAAGCCTATTACGCCCAGGCCATCAGCCTGCCGATTTACCCGGCAATGACCGATGCGCAGCAGGATTACGTCGTTGAACAGCTTCACCGTTTGCTCGGCGAAACGAGCCCGGCGGCCATTTGATGCGAGCGAACCAATGACAGGCCCACGAGCATGAGCGCCGTCGCCATCATCCCTGCACGGGGCGGTAGTCAGCGCATCCCACGCAAGAACATCAAGCTGTTCAACGGCGAGCCGATGATCGCCCACTCCATTCGTGCCGCGTTGGCGAGCGGGGTGTTCGATCAGGTTGTCGTCAGCACCGACGATGAAGAAATCGCCGACGTCGCCCGTGCCCAGGGCGCTGAGGTGCCGTTCATGCGCCCGGCGAATCTGGCTGATGCCTTCACCGGCACGGCGGCGGTGATTCAGCACGCGCTTGGTGCTCTAGACGCCCTCGACCGATCCTTTGATTACGCCTGCTGCATTTACGCCACTGCGCCGCTGTTGCAGGCGCGTTATCTGCGTCAGGGCCTGGAAGCACTCGACGCGGCGCCGGAAAAATCCTATGGGTTTTCGGTGTGCAGCTTCGGCTTCCCGGTGCAGCGTGCGCTGTTGATCGACAGCGACGGCAGCCTGAGCGCCATGCACCCGGAATTTCGCAGCGTGCGTTCCCAGGATCTGCCCGTCGCGTATCAGGACGCCGGCCAGTTCTACTGGGGCCGCAGCGACGCTTGGCGGCGCGGCGACACGGTGTTTTCCGAACTGAGCTTGCCGGTGATTCTGCCCCGGCATCTGGTGCAGGACATCGACAGCCCGGAAGACTGGCTGCGCGCGGAATACCTTTACGCCGCGCTCAAGGCCGGCGGGGAACTGCAATGATGCGCGTGCTGATTCGTGCTGACGCGTCCGTGACCATCGGCAGCGGCCACATCGCCCGCTGCCTGACGCTGGCCAACACGCTGCGCACCGACGGCGCCGATGTGCGCTTTGCCTGCCGCGAACTGCCGGGCCATTTGCTCCAGCGGCTGGCGGATCAGGGCTACGTCACCTATGCGCTGCCCGCACGCTATGACGCTGATGAAGATCAGGACATCGAAGCGGCGTTGCCGTGGCAGGCGGACCTGTCTGCCTTGGCCGAAGAGATTGAGGATGAGCCCCAGTTTGACTGGCTGATCGTTGATCATTACGGGCTGGATGCGCGCTGGGAAACGGCGGCGCGCGGTCTCGCTGATCGGGTGATGGCCATCGACGATCTGGCCAACCGGTCCCATGGGGTCGAGGTGTTGCTGGACCAGAATTACAGCGCCCATGCACTGGACGAGCCTTATGCCGCCTGGGTCGGGCCTGAGTGCCAGACCTTTCTGGGGCCGCGCTTTGCGCTGCTGCGCGACGAGTTTCAGTGCGAGCCCATCGCGATCAATCCACGTGTCGAGCGGGTACTGGTCAATTTTGGTGGCTTCGATGCGGCCGGTCAGGTGTACGCCACGATGCTGGCGCTTGAAGGCTTCAATGATCTGCAGGTGGACTTCGTCGCCGGTCTGCACAACCCCCACTGGCAGGCGATGAGCGATCTCGCCGCCTCTCGACCTGGGTGGCATTTGCACACGCTGACCGGTGATTTTTTCGCGCTGATGCAGGCGGCCGATCTGTTTATTGGCGCCGGCGGCGGCACCACCTGGGAACGTGCGGCGCTGGGGTTGCCGACGATCTGTATTTCGGTGGCGAACAATCAGCAGCTCAATGCGCAGTTGCTGGCCGAGGCGGGCGTGCATCTGTACCTCGGGCCACACGTACAACTTGAGCCCGGGCGTTTGCGTGATGCGATCGGGCAGCTCTGCGGTGATGCGGTTTTACGCCGGTCGTTTGCCGAACACTCGAGGTTGTTGGTGGATGGCCGTGGTGCCCGGCGAATCGCTGATGCCTTGGCGGCGCCGGCCGACACAGGCAGCCCCGAGACAGACAGCCCCGACAAAGTCGCAACGGGGCAGGGCGCATGAGCCGCTGCCCGTTTCTATTTTTACGGACCGGCCTTGTGCCGGCCGACGTCAATGCAGCGAGTGAGCAACGATGAATTCTTTCAAGATCGGTTCGCGAACCATCGGCCCCGACGCGCCGCCGTTCATCATTGCCGAGATGAGCGGCAACCATAATCAGTCGCTGGATCAGGCATTGCGCATCGTCGAGGCCGCGGCCAGGGCCGGCGCCCATGCCCTCAAGCTGCAAACCTACACCGCCGACACCATGACCCTGGACATCGCCGAGGGCGAGTTCTTCATCAAAGACCCCAACAGCTTGTGGGCCGGGACTTCGCTGTATGCGTTGTATGAACAGGCGCATACGCCGTGGGAGTGGCACGCGCCGATCTTCGCCCGAGCCAAGGAATTGGGGCTGCTGGCATTTTCGACGCCTTTCGACGAGACCGCCGTGGACTTTCTTGAAAGCCTCGACGTGCCGGCCTACAAGATTGCCAGCTTTGAAAACACCGACATCCCGCTGATCCGCAAAGTGGCGGCCACCGGCAAACCGATGATTATTTCCACCGGCATGGCCAGCATCGCCGAGCTGGACGAAAGCGTGCGCGCGGCGCGGGCCGCTGGATGCAAGGACCTGGTGCTGCTGAAATGCACCAGCACCTACCCGGCGACACCGGCCAACAGCCACGTGCGCACGATTCCGCACCTGGCCGGGTTGTTCGGCTGCCAGGTGGGCTTGTCCGATCACACCATGGGCGTTGGCGTGTCGGTGGCAGCGGTGGCCATGGGTGCGACGGTCATCGAAAAGCACTTCACCCTGGACCGCGCCGACGGCGGGGTCGACGCCAGTTTTTCCCTGGAACCGGCGGAAATGGCCAGCCTGGTGATCGAAACCGAACGCGCCTGGCAAGGCATGGGCCACGTGCAATACGGCGCCACCGAAGCCGAGCAGAAATCGTTGCAATACCGCCGATCGTTATACGTGGTGCGGGACATCGCCGAGGGCGAGGCTTTCAGCACCGACAACATCCGCGCCATCCGCCCCGGCCTAGGCCTGGCGCCCAAACACATCGACGCTGTATTGGGACGCAAGGCCCGCCACGCGCTGAAACGCGGGACTGCGTTGAGTTGGGACGTGGTGGGTTAGGCAAATACGGGACCGGCCTTAGCCGCGAATTGGCTGTGAACGCGAATGTGGGACCGGCTTTAGCCGCGAATTGGATGTGAACGCAAATGTGGGACCGGCTTTAGCCGGGAAGACGGCATACGCTGCACCGCAAAATTGTCGACGCACACAAGGGCCTCTTTTCCCGGCTGAAGCCGGTCCCACTAAAACAACGCGTGCAGTCAGTGATATTGGATGTGAACGCGAATGTGGGACCGGCTTTAGCCGGGAAGGCGGCATACGCTGCACCGCAAAATTGTCGTCGCGCACCAGGGCCTCTTCCCGGTGAAGCCGGTCCCACTAAAACAACGCGTGCAGTCAGTGATATTGGATGTGAACGCAAATGTGGGACCGGCTTTAGCCGGGAAGACGGCACTCGTCACGCCGCAAAATTGTCGACGCACGCAAGGGCCTCTTCCCGGCTGAAGCCGGTCCCACTAAAACAGCGCGTGCAGTCAGTGATATTGGGTGTAAGCGCGAATGTGGGACCGGCTTTAGCCGGGAAGACGGCATACGCTACACCGCAAAATTGTCGTCGCGCACCAAGGCCTCTTCCCGGCTGAAGCCGGTCCCACTGAAGCCTCGCAGATGTTCAACCACCCGCCACAATCCCGTGACATCTTCATGTCAATTGCCTGTCTGACCGGCGATCTGATGTTGCGCAGCACCTGTCGGTCAGCTAAAAGCTTGTAAAACTTTTGGTGACCTATGGGTCATAACGGGCATCTTCACTGTATCGTGTTGGCGGGCCGTGACGTCGTCGGGCTGATGCCAGAGCGATTCTGGTGTCGCCACAACGTTCCCGTCGCCCCTTTTTCAGGCGTCAAGCCCCGGATTTTCAACGCCCCGCCTAACCGCGCCGGGTGATGTTCAGCAGTTTTTTATTGGGAAGCCATGATGATTGGCATCAAGAGCATAGCGAGTTATGTGCCCACAGCCGGCGTCGACAATTACGCCCAGGGTGCCAAATTCGGAAAGGATGAAGACTTCATCCTTGGCAAGATCGGTTCTGCGTTTCTGCCGCGCAAAGACGACACTCAGGAAACCTCGGACCTGTGCGTCGAAGCGGTCAACCAGCTGTTCGCCAACAACCCCGGGCTGTCGCGGGACGCCATCGACGTACTGATCGTCGTCACCCAGAACGGCGACGAAGAAGGCCTGCCGCACACGGCCGCCATCGTCCAGCACAAACTCGGCCTGCCGACCCACATCGCCGCGTTCGACATTTCCCTTGGCTGCTCGGGCTACGTCTACGGCATCTATGCGCTGAAAGGCTTCATGGAAGCGACCGGCCTGAAAAACGGCCTGCTGGTCACCGCCGACCCGTATTCCAAGATCGTCAACCCGGAAGACCGCAACACCACCATGCTCTTCGGCGACGCCGCCACCGCCACCTGGATGGGCGACGACGCGCCCTGGCAGCTGGGTAAATGCAAATTCGGCACTGATGGTTCGGGCGCAGAGTTTCTCAAGACCACCGACGGCGCGTTCTACATGAACGGGCGTCAGGTCTTTAACTTCGCGCTGGTCAAAGTGCCTGCGCACCTCAACGAGTTGCTCGAAGACTCCGGCCTGCAATCCTCCGACGTCGATGCGTTCTGCATCCACCAAGGCAGCGCGGCTATCGTCGATGCGGTCGCCCGTCGGTTCGAGGACGGCAAGTCGCCGGAGAAATTCCTCAAGGACATGCTCGAGACCGGCAACACGGTGTCGTCCAGCATTCCGCTGCTGCTGGAAAAACACGTCATGAACGCCACGTGGAAACGCATTGCGGTCAGCGGTTTCGGCGTGGGCTTGTCGTGGGGCTCGGCGATCCTTTATCGTCCCTGACATCGCGTCACCGGGCTGCCCTCAGCCTGCACAACGGCGACGCTGATTTTTCAGGTCGCCGTTGTGCTTTCTGCACCTCTCACGGGAACGCCGTGCCGAACCGAAAGGACTGCCGTCATGGGCGAGATTCTCCAGCACAACCTCGCCGTGATCGAACAGCGCTGGCCCGACGTGGCCCAGCGATTGCGCGCCGAAAACGTTGAAACCATTCCTGCGCAGTTGATCGAAGGACGACAATCAACCCTCAGCATTGGCGGCATCCAGCTCACCAGCCGCCATGATCGCCTTGCCGAAGCACAAACCCAGGCACAAAGCCTCCCCGCCAACAGCCCCGTCGTGCATCTTTACGGCACCGCCCTCGGTGATCTGCAGCGGGTATTGCTGGCCGAACATTCCCTGCAAACGCTGCACGTCCATATCCTCAATGGCGCGCTGTTCGCCCTGGTGCTCCAACTGCTGGAACAGGATGACTGGCTGTCCGACCCCCGCGTGAACCTCGCGTACGCCGATGCCCGCAGCGAGATTCAGCTGCCATTCTTTGCGTTGCCGGCCGAACTGGTGCTGGCCGACGACAGCAGCGCGCGGATCCGCGATCGGCTGGTCAGCGAAGTGCATGTCGATTTCAACAATCAGGCGTTCGCCGCCGACACTCCCGACAACGCGCGCCTGCTGGAACAGGGCAGGGCGCTGCTGCAACACGATACCGACGTCGCGTCGCTGTTCGGCACTCAGCAGGGGTGCGACGTGTTCGTCATCGCGACGGGGCCAAGTCTTCAACAGCATTTGCCGCGCCTCTTGAGCACATCAAACAGCGCCAACCGGCCGCTGATCATCTGCGTCGACACCGCCTACGTGCCCCTGCGCAACCAGGGCATCACCCCGGATGTGGTGGTGAGCATCGATCACCGCATCACCCCGCGGCATCTACCCACCGAGGGTTCGGCACACATCGCGCTGGTCTATGTGCCGGGCCAGGACGCCGGGATGCTGGAGGCATGGCAAGGCCCGCGCTACGTCGGCTATTCCACCAGCCCGCTGTATGCCCGGCTGCGGGAGCAGATTCCCAAGGCCACCCTGCACGTGGGCGGCAGCGTCATTCATCCCGCCGTCGATCTCGCTGTCAAAATGGGCGCCGCGCGGGTCACCCTGTTCGGCGCCGACTTCGCCTTCCCCGGCGGCAAGACCCACACCGGCTGGCACGATGGCGATCTGGGCCCTGCCCTGAGTATCGCCAAACACTGGGTGCGCGACGGCCGGGGCAACAAGGTCAAGACGCAGCTCAATTTCCGCAGCTACCTCATCGAACTCGAACGTTTCATCGCCCGCCACCCAGAGGTCACGTTCCTCAACACCAGCCGCGACGGTGCGCTCATCACCGGCGCCGACTTCGACCCGGACTGGACCGCGCCATGACCCTGCCTGAACACGTCGTAGAAGAAGCCCGCGAGTGCGCCAAGCTGTTTCGCCTGGGCCGCGATATTGAAGGCGCGCTGAAGATGGTCGAGCTGATCGATCGGTCGCTGCCGCTGATGGAAGGGGTGTCTGCCGAGAGACAGGCTGAATGGGGCAGGGTATTGAGTGCGATTCTGGCGTGCCAGGAGCGGCAGGACTGGTTGGGGGTAGCGGATTGGCTGGAAGTTGAGTTTATTGAAGTCTGAGACTTTCCTGTTACGGGAAAGTGAGAGAAATCTCCTACATTAGTTTCAGTTTGATCTGAATCAAGCGGCCCGCGTGGGCCTTTTTTTTCGGTTTTTTTAATGTTCAGTCCCTTTAATAACTTAGCTGTTTTATTACCCTGCAACTGTCGTGGTGGCGCAGCCTGCGTGCGTTGTTTGTTATTAAAGCCACTCTGCAGTTCGTCGATAGCTGGACTGTAGGTTCTCCGGGAGAAAGGGACTTCCCCGAACTTAGAGAGCTCTCCGTTTCTATCAACGAGGAATTCAAAATGGCTTTAACCGTAAATACCAATATCGCATCACTGTCTGTTCAACGGAACTTGAACAGGTCTTCTGATTCTCTGAGCACCGCCATGAGTCGCCTGTCTTCGGGGCTTCGGATCAATACTGCAAAAGACGATGCTGCGGGTATGCAACTTGCGACGCGTCTGACCACCCAGATTCGCGGTCTTACTGTGGCGACGCGCAATGCCGGGGCGGCGATTTCGATTATTCAAACTGCTGAAGGGGCAATGGATAAATCGCTCAATAATCTTCAACGTATGCGAGATCTGGCAGTGCAGGCCGCCAACGGTGATAAAGGCCCTAAAGAACGCAGCGCGTTGAATGCTGAATTTCAGCAGCTTACGGCTGAGGTCACGCGTCTAGCCAAGGGCACCACGTTTGGTGCCGAGCTTAATTTGCTGGATGGCAGCGCGGGGGAATTGAGTTTCCAAATAGGCGCAAATGTTGGCGTCACTGAAAAAATAACGTTGTCGTTGAGCGATGATTTTTCATCTGAGTCAATTCTCTCAGCATTGGAAAGTCGAGCTGAGGTACTTGCGGATGCGACAACGACGGGTTCCAAGGCTGTACTTAAAGGTGAGTACACCCCTTTGGCCATCGATGGGACTGGATTCAGAAATCTCGTCAATACCGTGACTACCGCCATGACTGACGCGGTAGATCAAGCTACTACTGACCTTGATGCGGCTCAGCAAAAGTTTGATGGCATTCCAGCGCCTTCCGATGCCGACCGGAAAACGCTGGCTGACGCAAAACAGGTACTGGCTGATGCGGAGAAAGTGGTTGCCGACACTCAAGCTAAAGATGAGCTTAATCCGCTCAATAAGCCCGCACGGATAGAGAACATCGAGGAGACCATCAAGATTCTTGATAAAGCTATCGGTTTGATCAACTCAGGTCGTGCCGATCTGGGTGCCAAGCAGAATCGGATGACCAGTGCGATCGA encodes the following:
- the pseG gene encoding UDP-2,4-diacetamido-2,4,6-trideoxy-beta-L-altropyranose hydrolase gives rise to the protein MMRVLIRADASVTIGSGHIARCLTLANTLRTDGADVRFACRELPGHLLQRLADQGYVTYALPARYDADEDQDIEAALPWQADLSALAEEIEDEPQFDWLIVDHYGLDARWETAARGLADRVMAIDDLANRSHGVEVLLDQNYSAHALDEPYAAWVGPECQTFLGPRFALLRDEFQCEPIAINPRVERVLVNFGGFDAAGQVYATMLALEGFNDLQVDFVAGLHNPHWQAMSDLAASRPGWHLHTLTGDFFALMQAADLFIGAGGGTTWERAALGLPTICISVANNQQLNAQLLAEAGVHLYLGPHVQLEPGRLRDAIGQLCGDAVLRRSFAEHSRLLVDGRGARRIADALAAPADTGSPETDSPDKVATGQGA
- the pseI gene encoding pseudaminic acid synthase, which translates into the protein MNSFKIGSRTIGPDAPPFIIAEMSGNHNQSLDQALRIVEAAARAGAHALKLQTYTADTMTLDIAEGEFFIKDPNSLWAGTSLYALYEQAHTPWEWHAPIFARAKELGLLAFSTPFDETAVDFLESLDVPAYKIASFENTDIPLIRKVAATGKPMIISTGMASIAELDESVRAARAAGCKDLVLLKCTSTYPATPANSHVRTIPHLAGLFGCQVGLSDHTMGVGVSVAAVAMGATVIEKHFTLDRADGGVDASFSLEPAEMASLVIETERAWQGMGHVQYGATEAEQKSLQYRRSLYVVRDIAEGEAFSTDNIRAIRPGLGLAPKHIDAVLGRKARHALKRGTALSWDVVG
- a CDS encoding flagellin, translated to MALTVNTNIASLSVQRNLNRSSDSLSTAMSRLSSGLRINTAKDDAAGMQLATRLTTQIRGLTVATRNAGAAISIIQTAEGAMDKSLNNLQRMRDLAVQAANGDKGPKERSALNAEFQQLTAEVTRLAKGTTFGAELNLLDGSAGELSFQIGANVGVTEKITLSLSDDFSSESILSALESRAEVLADATTTGSKAVLKGEYTPLAIDGTGFRNLVNTVTTAMTDAVDQATTDLDAAQQKFDGIPAPSDADRKTLADAKQVLADAEKVVADTQAKDELNPLNKPARIENIEETIKILDKAIGLINSGRADLGAKQNRMTSAIENLQNMTKNATASRGQIEDVDFAAETAELTKQQTLQQASTAILAQANQLPAAVLKLLQ
- a CDS encoding motility associated factor glycosyltransferase family protein; this encodes MGEILQHNLAVIEQRWPDVAQRLRAENVETIPAQLIEGRQSTLSIGGIQLTSRHDRLAEAQTQAQSLPANSPVVHLYGTALGDLQRVLLAEHSLQTLHVHILNGALFALVLQLLEQDDWLSDPRVNLAYADARSEIQLPFFALPAELVLADDSSARIRDRLVSEVHVDFNNQAFAADTPDNARLLEQGRALLQHDTDVASLFGTQQGCDVFVIATGPSLQQHLPRLLSTSNSANRPLIICVDTAYVPLRNQGITPDVVVSIDHRITPRHLPTEGSAHIALVYVPGQDAGMLEAWQGPRYVGYSTSPLYARLREQIPKATLHVGGSVIHPAVDLAVKMGAARVTLFGADFAFPGGKTHTGWHDGDLGPALSIAKHWVRDGRGNKVKTQLNFRSYLIELERFIARHPEVTFLNTSRDGALITGADFDPDWTAP
- a CDS encoding ketoacyl-ACP synthase III, whose protein sequence is MIGIKSIASYVPTAGVDNYAQGAKFGKDEDFILGKIGSAFLPRKDDTQETSDLCVEAVNQLFANNPGLSRDAIDVLIVVTQNGDEEGLPHTAAIVQHKLGLPTHIAAFDISLGCSGYVYGIYALKGFMEATGLKNGLLVTADPYSKIVNPEDRNTTMLFGDAATATWMGDDAPWQLGKCKFGTDGSGAEFLKTTDGAFYMNGRQVFNFALVKVPAHLNELLEDSGLQSSDVDAFCIHQGSAAIVDAVARRFEDGKSPEKFLKDMLETGNTVSSSIPLLLEKHVMNATWKRIAVSGFGVGLSWGSAILYRP
- the pseF gene encoding pseudaminic acid cytidylyltransferase; translation: MSAVAIIPARGGSQRIPRKNIKLFNGEPMIAHSIRAALASGVFDQVVVSTDDEEIADVARAQGAEVPFMRPANLADAFTGTAAVIQHALGALDALDRSFDYACCIYATAPLLQARYLRQGLEALDAAPEKSYGFSVCSFGFPVQRALLIDSDGSLSAMHPEFRSVRSQDLPVAYQDAGQFYWGRSDAWRRGDTVFSELSLPVILPRHLVQDIDSPEDWLRAEYLYAALKAGGELQ
- the pseC gene encoding UDP-4-amino-4,6-dideoxy-N-acetyl-beta-L-altrosamine transaminase — encoded protein: MIPYGRQSVDQADIDAVVEVLKSDWLTQGPTLERFEAALAERCEASFAVAVCNATAALHIACLAAGLGQGDWLWTSPNTFLASANCGRYCGADVDFVDIDPLTWNLDTNALARKLEAAESTGRLPKVLVAVAFSGQSCDMRAIGELARRYGFVVIEDASHAVGAHYAGRPVGCGEFADMTVFSFHPVKIVTTGEGGMVLTHRPELAEHLRRLRSHGMTRDPAQMDEPSQGPWYYQQVELGFNYRMTDMQAALGLSQLGKLDGFLERRRELVARYHTLLADLPLTLPTTQAEAESAWHLYVVRVQTDLLAVSHLQVFEGLRAAGIGVNVHYIPVHLQPYYRDLGFKPGDFPEAEAYYAQAISLPIYPAMTDAQQDYVVEQLHRLLGETSPAAI